The Natator depressus isolate rNatDep1 chromosome 23, rNatDep2.hap1, whole genome shotgun sequence sequence TACtgttactcagagttctgtaactgaagtcgacataacttaagttgacttacGGGATGTCTATACCACACTATGTTGACTGGAGACGCTAACTTCCACCTCTCTGGGAAGTGGAGTACAGACgccgatgggagagtgctctcctatTGActtagtgtgtcttcaccagacctgctaaatcgacactgctgcatcgatcgcagcagtgctgatttagccagtagtgtagacatggcctaagagtcCCAATGTAGAGGCCCACTTTCCCTGTAAAATATGGATGTGCCTTTGTACACTAACATTTGCAGATACAGTTACCACAACTGCAAGTGTAAATTAGCCATTTGCACATACATTTACCTATTTAAGGTGTCTAAGTAACCAAACAAGCATTGGCTCACCTCAACAGCATGTGCAGCAGTGGTCCTTGCACCTTTTCTCCCTCTCTGAAAAATATTGGCCCTATTTACTGAGTATGTAAATAGACCAAAAGTCAGGAAGTGCAAAAGGTAAAGTTCTCTGAGTAACAGTAACTCATCCACACTGCACACACTATTTATTACTGGCCTGAGTCTGATGCCTCTGTTCATGCTGCATGGTACCTTACCCTAGGAttagtctcactgaagttaatggaactaaGAGGTTACTccacatgagtaagggtatcaaAATTTGGTCCTATATACAGAGTGCCTCATTCTGCGATCCACTAACACAGGCAGGATCAGAGTGTGTATGTCTGCAATATGTTAATGTTAATGGAAAAAACTTCCCTTCCCTAACTTCCGTGTATTTAAATTCTGAAAGTTAACAGTAGCATTGATGTAGTTCCCTCCAATTACAACATTCTTGTTTGAGTTTTAAAACAGCACTAATTGTAGTTTCCATTTGAGTTCAGGGGGGAGAAAAGTCCTTAAGTGTCTCCATTTCCCCACTTTTTCTTTCAGGCAAAGTTCTTCCCAAGGTGTCAGTGGTTGGGTCTGATTCCCCCATCATATTTCCTGGTCCTGGAATCCCTGGAACAAGTGAGTCAGTGACACAGATCACCTCTGGATTCAAGTTCTGAGCATTCTTCTCTTTATGATTGTCTTTGCCCACTCGGAAAATATCTTTCAGGTGGAATTTTCGACCTCTGGCTTTTGGcttttctttccccccttctGCTTTTGAGTGTGTTTCTAGATGTGTATATTCTTGATCTGTTTTatcttctttcctctttgggaACTGAttgatgggctggagctttggAGTATTTTCTCTCACAAGTGACACAGTGCTGATTTCTTTCTCATCCCCATCTCCAGGGGCAGGGGAATCTCCAGAGGCTGGGGATGTTTCTCCTGATGCAGATGAACGTGTATTGtttccagctccttccccatctTTGGGGGCAGGAGACTGTGCAGGGGCTGTGGTGTCTCCCTGACTATTCCCTAATTTCTGCAATAAATCCCAGTCGCTGGGGGGGCAGATGCTGAGGGATTCCCCCTTGTCCCTCCCTGAAGAGTAACCAGGGCTGAGGAATGGGAACAATCTCTGAGAACATTCAACAGGAATCTCCAGGATAAAGGCCATTCCACTGACACTATAAAACGAGAGACTCCCCACTTCTAGATTCAGATACACTCCAACCACTTTTGGCTTCACACCCCAGTCCTGGATCACAGTGTCTGCCTCCCTGGGGTGATACTGCCCCTCAGATCTCCCCAGAACCCAGCACTCCCCCTCAGGGGGTCTCTCCAGCCTCTCCTGTCTCACTGTGTCCCTCACAGACTCACtcagcacccccagctcccagtccaggCTGTCCCcaacctccacctcccagtaccACCTGCAAACCTTGCCCTCCCCACCACGATCTCTCCTGGCCacaaacccctccctccccacagcaagCAGGGACCCAGAGGGGGCAGccagccctggggatggggggtcATGCTGGACTCTTCTGCCATCTTCAGACACGGTGAGTTCAGGATGTTTGCAATGTGTATCCAGGGTGACAGGAACTGGGACGAGAGAGCAAGATAACCTCATTAGCCACGTGTTGCTCAGGGAAGCCCTGATCCCACAGGTGAGGCACCAGACCAACCCCATTAGCTACAGGTCAGTCAGGGACCCCCCCAATCCCATAGCAGAGGGAACAGAATAGCCCCATTAGCCACAAGTGTGTCAGATCTCAGTATCAGAGGAAATCCTGAGGAGAAAAGGAATAGCTTCTAATATGAAAGCAAATATTTAGGTAACAATTTTCCCTGTTTTACTTGTGATAGGAAACTAGATTCCAGCCTTTGCTGCCTGAATCAAGATAGTGGCATCCCCACATTAGGGATATACTTGAAATATATTCTCTTTATTTTAGTGTATGAAAAACACTAGATCTGGGCTGAAGGAGCTGCACAGTTATAAATAGATCCCACTCATCTGATTAAAAAAGAACATAAATGTACAACTCATATTTGATTGATATACAAATACCGGCTTTTTGACTGTATGAGCCAAATatgtaagaaagaaagaaagaaagagactccCTCCAAATGTTAGTATCTGCTATTAGCATAGATCCTGCCTTCATATCCAGACCTTAAGTCTGTCAATTCTTCATTCATTATTGCCATCTCCTGCTCTCCCAAGGTCTGGAAAAATAGCCCTAATAAGGTGACACAGTCTAATTACAGAGTTCAACTCACCCATGTAGCTCCGAGCCCTCCTGAAATCTGCAAAAGAAGTATTACCAAGTTAATGGACCTCAAGACAGTGAGAATTCATATTTGGCCAGTTttttcagtccttactcaggaaaagtcccattgactccagtgacaATACTTGCAAAGGTGAAGGGCTTCAGAACCAGCATATGATTAGACTAGTACTTTAGCTCTCATACtacacttttcatctgtagatctcaaagtgctgtatAAAGGAAAGTGAATATTGTTACCGTGTGCCACTGGAGTCTtggaggcaggggtgaaagtaatattaattTCTAACTGGTacgggggctggctccggcccCCAGAAggagcggggcctcaggcagaaggggcggggcctcgggcagaaggggtggggctgcgggtcagcctcccccagccagcccatccacgcTGCCTGGCCCCGGcttcctggggctccagcagcaatttaaaaagGCCCGAGGCTCCGGCCACTGccgcagtagcagcagctgggagcctcgGCCCCTTTTAAATTGCAGACCGCGGGGCAACTgccctttcccccccttcctcaTCGGTGGCCCGGGGGGGCAAAAGAGGCAATGACATTAAAGCtctgccgcggcagcgctttaacgtgggtTGCGTACGGGCCGGTACCAGCTTCTTACCAGTATGCGATACTAGCCTATACTGGCTCACTTTCACCCTTGCTTGGAGACAAGACAACCATGGAGCTTGTTGGAATaaatgtgggggcagggggctaaAATCTTTGTGTCTAACAGTAGGAACAACTCTTCAGTAGTGCAAAACAGCTGGACACAAAGGAGACTAACATTGAATAGAACTGACAGGCCATGTGGCCAGGGGGTGAGTGTGGAACAAATGGTGTCTCCTCAGATGGAAACACAGAGGCTGAGGCCTATCAGAAGGCTGTGTGTTTAAGCAGCTGCAGTGAATAAGCAGCAGCAGTTGTGTGTGACCCAGGTGAGGAAGCAGAGGCTGAGGGATAGCGGTTTCTTGGGTACAGGACTAGCTGGAGTGCCGGGCTTGGGATTTTGGAAAAGGCCTTCATGCTCTGTGTTCACACTCCTGTTCAGAGCAACAGCAGGACTTTTGTATATTTCTGTAATTAAATGGCTTACACCAGGCATTACCTAGACTCTGGGTCACTGATCTCTTATGTAGCAGAACCACCCCACAAGGCCCTGAATGTCCACTCAGCCAATGTCATCGTCTGTGTTTCCCAATGGGGAATCTGAAACCCAGAAACCGTGAGTGGCTTCCTAAAAGCCCCTCGGGAAGCTAGAGACAGACTCGTGACTCTCTAAGAGCCCTGTTTCCTGGGTCACTCTGTTGATAGCACTTCAGGACTGAGAGAACATATTGCTTCTGCTCAGAGTAGGATATTTGTCTACGTAAGCCATGCCCACTCAGTATGTCACTCTGTCTCACTCTAGTGCTGGCTAAGCACCTAGAACTTGATAAGCCTGTGACAGGTTTGGTTAAGGAGCTAGGTCGTTAAGCTTGGGCAGCAGAGGCTGTTGCATGAAACTCCAGGATCAAATCCTGGTGCTGCTGACCCCCTGGGCGTCAAAGTTATATATAAAAAGACATGAAGCAAAAAATGTCTTGACTTACCTAGTTCTGTGACTGCTCTGCCTGCAATGGAAAGATCTGGTATTATTTACTTTTATTAGAGCAAAGGGCTGAGTTTACTGGATGATTCCATAAGTGTAGGAAAAATACTAACATAATTCAGTTTTCATACAGCACATATAGAGATTTTTGAACTGAGGGATAGATTGTCCCTGCCCATGGAAAATATCATAGGAGTGGGCAAGGGGCAAAGTCTGATTGAAACACGTTACAGggcaaaacaaaaggaaaagctATGATAGCTTTATTTATATAGTTAATGTTTCAGTCCTTGCTGTAGCTCATCTCCACTGGCTGCTCAGAGTCTTGGTATCATAGACGTGGTCCAAGGAGAGATGGGTTATTGGTAAGAGCACAGGTGAGGGACCCAGATTTCcaaaataaatgcagtttattCACTGGGTTTTACAGCTTTATCTGTTATTAAACAAATCATTAGTTTCCCCAAAGTGGCTGGAGCTCAGAAGAGCAACACTGCTTTTTGTTTTCCCATTTGAACCTCTGGAGTCTGACAGTCTCCCCTAAATTCTGCTCCTCTCCaaggggaggaggaaagtgaCATCTTTCCCTGAATTTTTGGTggctgtgctgggagctgggctaTTTCCCAGATTATTTTTCTGTTAAGAGAGAGGGACCTTCCTCCACTAGGTGAACTGGGGAGAATCTACGAAGTTTAGACAAATCCCCCGGGGTAATAGTGGTAAAAGCAATGCCTTCAGCTcagaaaatgtaaaatgtaaaaaatgtatgttagcaacaagaagaaggtcaaggaaagtgtgggcctcttactgaatggggaaggcaacctagtgacagaggatgtggaaaaagctaatgtactcaatgcttttgagtcagcatggattcaccaagggcaagtcatacctgactaacctgtttgccttctatgatgagataattggctctgtcgatgaggggaaagcagtggatgtgttattccttgactttagcaaagcttttgatacggtctcccacagtattcttgccagcaagttaaagaagtatgggctggatgaatggactgtaaggtggatagaaagctggctagatcgttgggctcaacgggcagtgatcaatggctccatgtctagttggcagctgttatcaagtggagtgccccaaggatcggtcctggggccagttttattcaatatattcattaatgatctggaggatggcgtggattgcaccctcagcaagtttgcagatgatactaaactgggaggagtggaagatatgctgaagggtagggataggatacagagggattgggccaaaagaaatctgaagaggttcaacaaggacaagtgcagagtcctgcacttaggatggaagaatcacatgcactgctacagaccagggaccgagtggctaggcagaaaaggacctaggggttacagtggacgagaagctggatatgagtcaacagtgtgcccttgttgccaagaaggctaatggcattttgggccgTATAagtagcattgccagcagatcgagggacgtgatcattcccctctattcgacattggtgaggcctcatctggagtactgtgtcccgttttgggccccacactacaagaaggatgtggacaaattggagacagtccagcagagggcaacaaaaatgattaggggactggaacacatgacttatgagaagaggctgaggggactgggattatttagtctgcagaagagaagaacgaggggggatttgatagctgctttcaactacctgaaagggggttccaaagaggatggatctagactgttctcagtggtagcagatgacagaacaaggagtaatggtctcaagttgcagtgggggaggtttaggttggatattaggaaaaactttttcactaggagggtggtgaaacactggaatgcgttacccagggaggtggtggaatctccttccttagaagtttttaaggtcaggcttgacaaagccctggctgggatgagttagttggggattggtcctgctttgagcagggggttggactagatgacctcctgaagtcccttccaaccctgatattctatgattctgtgattctaagttgCTGCAGGGCTAAGGGCAATGAGGAGAAAGGCTTCTCCAGGGTGGGAGGctgctcttctccccacaggggAAGCTATCTACCTGATTGCCTGTTTATGGGAAAGAGTGGTACCAAGGACCAATAACAAggccccctttctcccccaccagTGAGGGAGTAGGGAAAGGCATTCTCCTTTGTATTGTGTTGCGAATTTCTTTTGTTTGGTGGAGGAGCACTCCTTGGGCCTTCCCTGAGGCCTACCTGGAAGATAGTGAGAAataaccccccccaaaaaatccctgTGGAGTGGGGCTGATTTATTCCAGCCACCTCTCCCACAACTACCAGAGGGTATGCGCTCAGTCCGGTGAGGTGaaggaggtgccttgccacaacAGTGAATATAATCTTTAAACATAGCTTGATGTTGAGGGGTTACTAAACCAAGTCTGAAGAAACTCAGTTCAGTAGGTTTAATGTTATGATTATTTACAATCACCAAGCTGAAACTTTTCTATTAGTTTTTAGATCAAACATGGAGAGTAAGGATATCCCCTAGAAGATAGACTGTTAGCAAGCATACTGAATAAACTTATCTGTTGATACTATGTATTACTCACTGTTTCATATAATATCCCTAGAATTCCTTTATATACCGGTGTTTCCAAATTATCCATAATTCAGTCTACATTGTACAATTACAGCTGCTTATTTATTCTGTACCATAAAATGAGCCCTACCAAGTCGTTCCTTCAGCTCCTGACACTCTGTAAAAAGGAAAacgaaaaaaaaattgattaccaatttaatattttaaaacagaaatttcagCTCATGCTGAGAAATACATACACTGTGAATCTGTGGATAGAAAAAGGGAAGACTAATGTTCTCTGTAAATGTGGTAAACAATGAATTTTTACATCTAAGTgctggtctatgctacagagttaggtcgatccTGCTATGTCACTCAGGTatatgaaaaattcacatccctgacAGACAGAGTTAAGCTGACTTAAgcctcagtgtagacagcactaggctgacagaagcattcttccattgacctagctgctgcCTTTTGGAGAGGCGGATTTACTACAGCAGTGGAAGAATCCATTccgctgctgtagcatttctagtgtagatgtagctttaTATGGGGCAGATCTGCACTGGAGGGATTTGCTGGTATAGCAATATCAATGAGGAGAGTGATATGTTTGCATTATTAAGACAGCAAAAGTCCCAGTTATTATAGCAAAAAAAATGTAGCTTATACTGGTTCAGCAAGTAAAATAAGTTATAccggcaaaagcacttttttgccaatataactgcatctacactaacaTAGCTATCCCATAAAAATATCAGACACCTAGCCACCAGattgctatactggcaaaattTTTTCTAATGCAGATAAGGCCATGACCtgtttacatttaaaagtttGAACACTGCCTAATTCTTTCACTTAGGGAATTGTttgtttcctccccccctccccccaccgcccaccAAAGTGGAATGTATTTGTAGCGCTGACTTCCCAGATGAACTAGTCTGTGATAGGAAAGGCAAAGTGGATTTAGTTGAAAAGAAAGATTTTCAATTAATCTCTGATAGTGTGGAGGAGATTTTAAGAGACTACAGTTAAAAcacagtagtaataataataataatgaatagtgTTAGATGTTTGGTCTCCCCTGTCATGTGCTTTTCTTTGCTCTTCCAAACTGCAGGTGGCTTTTTACACTAATGATACTTATCTATGTGAAATCAACCCAGTGGAGAGGGCCCACATAATGCCTATACACCACTTAAGTCACTTAAGTTCCACTTAAGTCCTATTTTGAGTGTCATGTAGGTCTTGCGTTGGCTCTCCGCATAGGAGGGAACGAACTTCACCCGTCTGGCTTTATAAACAAATCCTCACAAAACTCCTTGGAAGCAGATGAGTAGTATTATCGCTAtttagagatcatagaatatcagggttggaagggacctcaggaggtcatctagtccaaccccctgctcgaagcaggaccaattccaactaaatcatcccagccagggctttgtcaagcctgaccttaaaaacttctaaggaaggagattccaccacctccctaggtaacgcattccagtgtttcagcaccctcctagtgaaaaagtttttcctaatatccaacctaaatctcccccactgcaacttgagaccattactccttgttctgtcatctgttaccattgagaacagtctagatccatcctctttggaaccccctttcaggtagttgaaaacagctatcaaatcccccctcattcttctcttccgcagactaaacatccccagttccctcagcctctcctcataagtcatgtgttccagtcccctaatcatttttgttgccctccgctggactctttccaattttgccacatccttcttgtagtgtggagcccaaaactggacacagtactccagatgaggcctcaccaatgtcgaatggaggggaacaatcatgtccctcgatctactggcaatgcccctacatatacatcccaaaatgccattggccttcttggcaacaagggcacactgttgactcatatcgagcttctcgtccactgtaacccctaggtccttttctgcagatctgctgccgagccattcggtccctagtctgtagcggtgcatgggattcttccgtcctaagtgcaggactctgcacttgtccttgttgaaacttatcagatttcttttggcccaatcctctaatttgtctagggccctctgtatcctatccctaccctccagtgtatctaccgctcctcccagtttagtgtcaagatgggggatggggagatggggaagctgaggcaggaagggtaagtgacttgtgtaaggtcacacaggaagttaaTAGGAGAGGCAGGATTACAGCCCTGGCTCTCCCGGCATCTACTCCAGAGCCCCATGTGCTATGTTGCCCTGTCTGTGATACATGTCACAGTATTTATGTCTCACAGTTTCTAATTAATCATAGTATGAAAATCCATATCTGACATTTTCGGCCCTGACAGTAATTTTTACTGTACCTGATTCCAATGCCTTCCTCTCAGTGTCTGTATGGGAGAGAATGACATGttaatatacaggtttcagagtaacagccgtgttagtctgtattcgcaaaaagaaaaggagtacttgtggcaccttagagactaaccaatttatttgagcataagctttcgtgagctacagctcacttcatcggatgcatactgtggaaactgcagaagacattatatacacagagaccatgaaacaatacctcctcccaccccactctcctgctggtaatagcttatctaaagtgatcactctccttagagTGATCTGTCCTTAGAGTTGGGCCCACTAAGGAAACACAAATTGTAAACAGGGGTGCTGTGGCCTGAGGACTTTGTCTGTGAGTGGGAGAATCACGGGAGTCCACCCTGAGAGGAGTGAAGGCACCAGGCCTGTCATTTGAAAAGGTAAAGCCAAGAGAGCTTCTAGAGCAGTGATCTCAAACTCAGATTACCACGAGGGCCATATGAGGACTAGTTCATTGGtctgagggctgcatcactgacacacCCCTCCCCGCTGActctggccccatccccactccaccccttccatgaggtcccacctcttcccaccccttccacgcccctattccaaccccttccccaaatcctcaccccagccctgcctcttctccccctcctccccagagcacatggctccctgctcctccc is a genomic window containing:
- the LOC141976326 gene encoding butyrophilin-like protein 9, which encodes MELRGQLSSCLFCATLLAAIPFSESFEVSSSPTVTGIVGQDVVLPCQISTGTQPNNMEVQWKKIIQALIETVHEYRAQPGQDVPGPNYQGRTMLLKDGFTSGTVSLKLKNVRPADGGTYSCIVKSNEWSADAATELKIAAVASVSIDVLGPQDQGIELACRSTGWFPSPELHWVTKNGQDLQPVTKTEQDHELLFSILSHVTVLGEETGEISCVIQNSLLKTEQKSVILLSGDIFPHVSPWLAAFWVLFTFNLLAIGACAFFGYKVKQKRSKKKTSKEETLFLMDTERKALESECQELKERLGRAVTELDFRRARSYMVPVTLDTHCKHPELTVSEDGRRVQHDPPSPGLAAPSGSLLAVGREGFVARRDRGGEGKVCRWYWEVEVGDSLDWELGVLSESVRDTVRQERLERPPEGECWVLGRSEGQYHPREADTVIQDWGVKPKVVGVYLNLEVGSLSFYSVSGMAFILEIPVECSQRLFPFLSPGYSSGRDKGESLSICPPSDWDLLQKLGNSQGDTTAPAQSPAPKDGEGAGNNTRSSASGETSPASGDSPAPGDGDEKEISTVSLVRENTPKLQPINQFPKRKEDKTDQEYTHLETHSKAEGGKEKPKARGRKFHLKDIFRVGKDNHKEKNAQNLNPEVICVTDSLVPGIPGPGNMMGESDPTTDTLGRTLPERKSGEMETLKDFSPP